One Bos taurus isolate L1 Dominette 01449 registration number 42190680 breed Hereford chromosome 14, ARS-UCD2.0, whole genome shotgun sequence genomic region harbors:
- the ODF1 gene encoding outer dense fiber protein 1 has translation MAALSCLLDSVRRDIKKVDRELRQLRCIDELSARCLCDLYMHPYCCCDLHPYPYCLCYSKRSRSCGLCDLYPCCLCDVKLYCLRPSLRSLERKAIRAIEDEKRELAKLRRTTNRILASSCCSSNILGSVNVCGFEPDQVKVRVKDGKVCVSAERENRYDCLGSKKYSYMNICKEFSLPPCVDEKDVTYSYGLGSCVKIESPCYPCASPCNPCNPCNPCSPCSPCNPCNPCSPCSPCSPCNPCDPCNPCYPCGSRFSCRKMIL, from the exons ATGGCTGCACTGAGTTGTCTTTTGGACAGTGTTAGAAGGGACATCAAGAAGGTGGACAGAGAACTAAGGCAGTTGAGATGCATCGACGAGCTCAGCGCACGATGCCTGTGCGACTTATACATGCACCCATATTGCTGCTGCGACCTGCACCCCTACCCCTACTGCCTGTGCTACTCAAAGCGATCACGGTCCTGCGGCCTGTGCGATCTCTACCCGTGTTGCCTGTGTGATGTTAAGCTTTACTGTCTTCGCCCGTCTCTCAGAAGTTTGGAGAGGAAAGCCATTAGAGCCATAGAGGATGAGAAGAGAGAGCTTGCCAA ACTGAGAAGAACAACAAATAGAATTCTGGCCTCCTCTTGCTGTAGCAGTAACATTTTAGGATCGGTGAACGTGTGCGGCTTTGAACCGGATCAAGTCAAGGTTAGAGTGAAGGACGGAAAGGTGTGTGTGTCGGCCGAGCGCGAGAACAGATACGACTGCCTGGGGTCGAAAAAATACAGCTACATGAACATCTGCAAAGAGTTCAGCTTGCCCCCGTGCGTGGACGAGAAGGACGTGACCTACTCCTACGGGCTCGGCAGTTGCGTCAAGATCGAGTCTCCCTGCTACCCTTGCGCGTCTCCCTGTAACCCCTGTAACCCCTGTAACCCCTGCAGCCCCTGTAGCCCCTGTAACCCCTGTAACCCCTGCAGCCCCTGTAGCCCCTGCAGCCCCTGTAACCCCTGTGACCCCTGTAACCCCTGCTATCCTTGTGGGAGCCGGTTTTCCTGTAGGAAGATGATCTTGTAA